From Patescibacteria group bacterium, the proteins below share one genomic window:
- the galT gene encoding galactose-1-phosphate uridylyltransferase, translating to MPFSKKSAKNKKIKFPSELRFDLASKHWVVIATGRARRPETFKRERRIEKEVPRKDCPFCRINKLEKPTLIFSHGKKIPLNKGIPKSWTLIVVPNKFPAFTPSPRLGKSIEGGLYQRIQAVGFHEVVITRDHKKSLAQFSIDQIKEVIDAYQERYLGLMKKKFVNYISLFHNHGVEAGTSIGHPHSQIITTPLIDIDLKKALLNSGKYFRAQKKCIYCRMNKWERKSKERVVFENKDFLVICPFASKAAFEVIISPKKHSAYFERIKEREKWTLAEAFKIALGKLYRALNDPAYNFYLHAAPCDGRNYEFYHWHFTFLPKTAILAGFELGAGMEISTIEPEKAAEYLRKQKVR from the coding sequence ATGCCTTTTTCCAAAAAATCTGCTAAAAACAAAAAAATTAAATTTCCTTCAGAACTTCGTTTTGATTTAGCTTCCAAGCACTGGGTGGTTATTGCCACAGGCCGGGCAAGAAGACCAGAAACTTTCAAAAGAGAGAGGAGAATAGAAAAAGAAGTTCCCCGGAAAGATTGTCCTTTCTGCCGGATTAATAAATTAGAAAAACCTACCCTTATTTTCTCTCATGGTAAAAAAATTCCTTTAAATAAAGGTATTCCCAAAAGTTGGACACTTATTGTTGTTCCTAATAAATTTCCGGCCTTTACCCCCTCACCTAGATTGGGCAAAAGTATTGAGGGAGGGTTATATCAAAGAATCCAAGCAGTAGGTTTTCATGAGGTGGTAATTACGCGAGATCATAAAAAATCATTAGCTCAATTCTCAATAGACCAGATTAAAGAAGTAATTGATGCTTACCAGGAAAGATATTTGGGGTTAATGAAAAAGAAATTCGTTAATTATATTTCTCTTTTTCACAATCATGGAGTTGAGGCTGGAACTTCGATTGGCCACCCTCACTCTCAGATTATTACTACTCCTCTTATTGACATTGATCTTAAAAAAGCTCTCTTGAATTCTGGAAAATATTTTAGGGCTCAAAAAAAATGTATTTATTGTCGGATGAATAAATGGGAAAGAAAAAGTAAAGAAAGAGTTGTTTTTGAAAATAAAGATTTTTTGGTTATTTGCCCTTTTGCTTCAAAGGCTGCTTTTGAGGTTATAATTTCTCCAAAAAAACATTCGGCTTATTTTGAAAGAATAAAAGAAAGAGAAAAATGGACCTTAGCTGAGGCATTTAAAATAGCCCTGGGAAAACTTTACAGGGCCTTAAATGACCCTGCTTATAATTTCTATTTACATGCTGCCCCTTGTGACGGAAGAAATTATGAATTTTATCATTGGCATTTTACATTTTTACCAAAGACAGCGATCTTAGCCGGTTTTGAACTCGGAGCGGGGATGGAGATTTCAACAATTGAACCAGAGAAAGCGGCTGAGTATTTAAGAAAACAGAAAGTGAGATGA
- a CDS encoding glycosyltransferase family 2 protein: protein MYLSVIIPAYNEEKRLPKTLREINKYLKEQDYDYEMIVVSDGSTDRTVEVVKNLMAEIKNLKIIDFKENKGKGFGVRQGMLEAIGEYRIFTDADNSTTIDQVEKMWPYFKEGYDIVIGSRDIKGAVLDPPQPLFRRFLGNFFRLLTQIICGTWEILDSQCGFKGFTKKAVEDIFPRCKIDRFAFDPEILVIAKRLGYKIKEIPVLWINDPESKVKFKNMVKMGLDLIKIRRNMLFGKYR from the coding sequence ATGTATCTTTCTGTTATTATCCCCGCCTATAATGAGGAAAAAAGATTGCCAAAGACTTTGCGAGAGATTAATAAATATTTGAAGGAGCAAGATTACGATTATGAAATGATTGTTGTTTCTGATGGATCAACCGATAGAACAGTTGAAGTTGTTAAAAACCTAATGGCTGAGATAAAAAATCTAAAAATAATTGATTTTAAAGAGAATAAGGGCAAGGGATTTGGAGTTCGCCAGGGAATGTTAGAGGCTATTGGAGAATATCGGATTTTTACTGATGCTGACAACTCAACTACAATTGATCAGGTTGAGAAAATGTGGCCCTATTTTAAAGAGGGTTATGATATTGTTATTGGATCTCGAGATATAAAAGGGGCAGTTTTAGATCCACCCCAGCCACTTTTTAGAAGATTTTTAGGAAATTTCTTCAGATTATTAACTCAAATAATCTGTGGCACCTGGGAAATATTAGATAGTCAATGTGGCTTTAAGGGATTTACAAAAAAAGCAGTTGAAGATATTTTTCCTAGATGCAAAATTGATCGCTTCGCTTTTGATCCGGAAATTTTAGTAATTGCCAAAAGATTAGGTTACAAAATTAAAGAAATTCCAGTTTTATGGATAAATGATCCCGAAAGCAAGGTCAAATTTAAAAATATGGTAAAAATGGGCCTTGATTTAATTAAAATAAGACGGAATATGTTATTTGGTAAATATCGTTAA
- the map gene encoding type I methionyl aminopeptidase produces MISIKSKEEIEIMREGGKILAKIMKKLERLIKPGITTKELDRVAETLILKLGAKCSFKGYQDFPACLCTSVNEEIVHVAPKNRVLKKGDIISLDLGNFFKGYHTDMAITVPVGKVNPEIQRLIRITKKALKRGIKKVRPGNKIGDISNTIQRYVESQGFNVIRDLCGHGIGKNLHEDPQILNYGKRRTGSEIKEGMAFCLEPMVTIGDWKIKKSEDSYGWETADSSISCHFEHTIVVTKEGGEILTKLK; encoded by the coding sequence ATGATTAGTATAAAATCAAAAGAGGAAATTGAAATAATGAGAGAAGGTGGTAAAATCTTGGCAAAAATTATGAAGAAATTGGAAAGATTGATTAAACCAGGTATCACCACCAAAGAATTAGACAGGGTCGCAGAGACCCTGATTTTAAAATTGGGAGCAAAATGTTCATTTAAAGGATATCAAGATTTTCCGGCTTGTTTATGTACTTCAGTAAATGAAGAAATTGTCCATGTTGCCCCTAAAAATAGAGTCTTGAAAAAAGGAGATATTATTTCTCTTGATCTCGGAAATTTTTTCAAAGGATATCATACTGATATGGCTATTACTGTTCCGGTGGGTAAAGTTAATCCTGAGATTCAAAGATTGATTCGGATAACAAAAAAGGCTTTAAAACGAGGAATTAAAAAAGTAAGGCCAGGAAATAAAATTGGTGATATTTCAAATACCATTCAAAGATATGTAGAGTCTCAGGGATTTAACGTCATTAGGGATCTTTGTGGTCATGGAATTGGCAAAAATTTACATGAAGATCCTCAAATTTTGAATTATGGTAAAAGAAGAACAGGTTCGGAAATTAAAGAAGGAATGGCATTTTGCCTTGAACCAATGGTAACAATAGGGGACTGGAAAATAAAAAAATCAGAAGATAGTTATGGCTGGGAAACTGCTGATAGTTCAATATCTTGCCACTTTGAACATACAATAGTGGTAACAAAAGAAGGAGGAGAAATTTTAACAAAATTAAAGTAA
- a CDS encoding nucleoside monophosphate kinase, protein MKRSKKIKNQLVIILLGPPGSGKGTQAELLTEKLNLYHLETSKIIVANLLKAKKGDFVKVKGKKYFLSEEKKLRKSGKWMSPPLITFWVKNKIKELAKEGEGIAISGSPKTLYEGKEITSLLKKLYGNSNFKIILIKLGEKESIWRNTKRRICQLMRHSILYTKETAKLKVCPFDGSKLIFREDSSPRVIKMKLKEYQERTLPLIDYFKKEGLRVKKVNGEQSVEKVFKDILKTLK, encoded by the coding sequence ATGAAACGTTCTAAAAAAATCAAAAATCAATTAGTCATAATTTTACTTGGACCACCGGGTTCTGGTAAGGGGACCCAAGCTGAACTTTTGACAGAAAAATTAAACCTTTATCATTTAGAGACAAGTAAGATTATTGTGGCCAATTTATTGAAGGCTAAAAAGGGTGATTTTGTAAAAGTCAAAGGAAAAAAATATTTTCTCTCAGAAGAAAAAAAATTAAGAAAATCAGGAAAATGGATGAGTCCTCCATTAATCACTTTTTGGGTAAAAAACAAGATTAAAGAATTAGCTAAAGAAGGAGAGGGGATAGCAATTTCTGGTTCTCCCAAAACTCTTTATGAAGGAAAAGAGATTACCTCCCTTTTAAAAAAATTGTATGGAAATTCTAATTTTAAAATAATTTTGATTAAATTAGGTGAGAAAGAATCGATTTGGAGAAATACCAAGAGAAGAATTTGCCAATTAATGCGCCATTCAATTTTGTACACTAAAGAAACTGCTAAATTGAAAGTCTGCCCTTTTGATGGTTCAAAATTAATATTTCGTGAAGATAGTAGTCCAAGAGTGATTAAAATGAAATTGAAAGAATACCAAGAAAGAACCCTCCCATTGATTGATTATTTCAAAAAAGAAGGTTTAAGGGTTAAAAAAGTCAATGGCGAACAATCAGTCGAGAAAGTTTTCAAAGATATTTTAAAAACTCTAAAATAG
- the secY gene encoding preprotein translocase subunit SecY: MWFQKILQVFKIRDLRNKILFVLGIFAVFRLMANIPIPGISTENLRNFFEQFQIFGILNVFTGGALEKVSIVMLGLGPYITATIILQLLTMIFPQLERIYREEGEAGRQKFNQYGRILTVPLAALQGYAMLALFQRQEVIGTLSPTLLFASILTITGGAIFLMWLGELISEKGIGDGVSLLIFAGIIADFPANAGQVIVDIRQMIITGDLTRIPAYLFFFAMALLIIAGVVLVSEARRNIPVSYAKRVRGMRLYGGVSTYLPLNVNPAGVMPIIFALSILTFPGMIANFLAGAGGTIGQIAQAIGNFFQNPWTYGILYFLLVCAFTFFYTAVTFDPKTVSENLQKMGGFVPGIRPGTSTANFLSYILNRVLLIGALFLGTIAVMPSIIGRITKVMVFQFLIGGTALLIVVSVVLETMRQIKAQLEMREYETF; this comes from the coding sequence ATGTGGTTTCAAAAAATTCTTCAAGTTTTTAAAATAAGAGATTTACGTAATAAAATCCTTTTTGTTTTGGGGATTTTTGCCGTTTTCCGTTTAATGGCTAATATCCCTATACCCGGGATTAGTACCGAGAATTTAAGAAATTTTTTTGAACAATTTCAAATTTTCGGGATTTTAAATGTCTTTACTGGTGGTGCTTTAGAGAAAGTTTCAATTGTGATGTTAGGATTGGGGCCCTACATTACTGCCACTATTATTTTACAACTTTTAACCATGATTTTTCCTCAATTGGAAAGAATTTACCGAGAAGAGGGGGAGGCCGGACGTCAGAAATTCAATCAATATGGAAGGATCCTGACTGTTCCTCTGGCAGCTTTGCAGGGATATGCAATGCTTGCTTTATTTCAAAGACAGGAGGTAATTGGAACCCTTTCTCCTACTTTACTTTTCGCTTCAATTTTAACTATTACTGGCGGAGCCATATTTTTGATGTGGTTAGGAGAGTTAATTTCTGAAAAAGGGATTGGCGATGGGGTTTCCCTTTTAATTTTTGCCGGAATTATTGCTGACTTTCCAGCTAATGCCGGCCAGGTAATAGTTGATATCCGCCAGATGATAATTACTGGTGATCTGACCAGGATTCCGGCCTATTTATTCTTCTTTGCTATGGCCTTACTTATTATTGCTGGAGTGGTTTTGGTTAGTGAGGCTAGAAGAAACATTCCTGTTTCTTATGCTAAAAGAGTTAGGGGGATGCGCCTTTATGGAGGAGTTTCAACCTATCTACCCCTGAATGTTAATCCGGCTGGAGTAATGCCGATAATTTTTGCCTTATCTATTTTAACTTTTCCAGGAATGATTGCTAATTTTTTAGCCGGAGCTGGTGGAACCATTGGTCAGATAGCCCAGGCTATAGGAAACTTTTTCCAGAACCCCTGGACTTATGGAATTTTGTACTTTTTATTAGTTTGTGCTTTTACTTTTTTTTATACCGCTGTAACCTTTGATCCAAAGACTGTTTCTGAAAATCTTCAAAAAATGGGTGGGTTTGTTCCAGGAATTCGGCCAGGGACTTCCACCGCTAACTTTTTATCTTATATTTTAAATCGGGTATTGCTTATTGGAGCTTTATTTTTAGGAACAATCGCCGTAATGCCGTCAATTATTGGGAGAATAACTAAAGTCATGGTCTTTCAGTTTTTAATTGGAGGGACGGCCTTACTTATTGTCGTTTCAGTGGTTTTGGAAACTATGCGTCAAATTAAAGCTCAACTAGAGATGAGAGAATATGAAACGTTCTAA
- a CDS encoding uL15 family ribosomal protein has protein sequence MQLHQLKPIHKKKRPKRIGRGGKRGTYSGRGMKGQKARSGRKLQPAIREFIKRYPKLRGYKFKGKELKSVIINIEVLGKKFKVNEKINPQILLEKKLIRKIKGKIPGVKILGKGELKKALVIEGCGVSKGAKEKIEKAGGTIK, from the coding sequence ATGCAGTTACACCAATTAAAACCTATCCACAAGAAAAAGCGACCAAAGAGAATAGGTCGGGGAGGAAAAAGAGGAACTTATTCTGGTCGAGGAATGAAGGGCCAGAAAGCAAGATCTGGTCGAAAATTACAACCAGCTATTCGAGAATTTATAAAAAGATACCCAAAGTTAAGGGGATATAAATTTAAGGGAAAAGAATTAAAATCAGTAATAATTAATATTGAGGTTCTTGGAAAAAAATTTAAGGTAAATGAAAAAATCAATCCTCAAATCTTGCTGGAAAAGAAATTAATTCGTAAAATAAAAGGAAAGATACCAGGGGTGAAAATTTTAGGGAAAGGAGAATTAAAAAAAGCTTTAGTTATTGAAGGGTGCGGAGTTTCAAAGGGTGCAAAGGAAAAAATTGAAAAGGCCGGAGGTACCATAAAATAA
- a CDS encoding 30S ribosomal protein S5, giving the protein MAKEVEKEKTIKEFESKLLDLARVTRVSAGGKHFRFRAVVVVGNKEGKVGVGVAKGSDVAQAIKKATRLAKKNIIEVLIVNETVPHEVTSKFGPARVLLKPQRKGRGLVAGGTVRVICNLAGIKNISSKILGRTGNKLNNARATIKALKKLRLK; this is encoded by the coding sequence ATGGCAAAAGAAGTTGAAAAAGAGAAAACAATTAAGGAGTTTGAATCAAAATTACTCGATTTGGCTCGAGTTACTCGGGTATCTGCCGGAGGTAAGCATTTTCGGTTTCGAGCAGTAGTAGTAGTTGGAAACAAAGAAGGAAAAGTTGGGGTGGGAGTGGCTAAAGGGTCAGATGTTGCTCAGGCAATTAAGAAAGCAACAAGGCTGGCCAAAAAAAATATAATTGAGGTTCTAATTGTTAATGAGACTGTTCCTCATGAAGTGACTTCCAAATTCGGGCCGGCTCGGGTTTTGTTAAAACCTCAAAGAAAAGGAAGGGGATTGGTGGCTGGAGGAACGGTTAGGGTTATTTGTAATTTAGCTGGAATCAAAAATATTTCCTCAAAAATTTTAGGGAGAACTGGGAACAAATTAAATAATGCCAGAGCGACTATAAAAGCTCTAAAAAAATTAAGATTAAAATAA
- a CDS encoding 50S ribosomal protein L18, whose product MKTKIKREKKVRRHKRVRAKIWGTATRPRFCVFRSQKHIYVQLIDDEKGHILVATSDLELKKQKTKIKKATASPSPSRQEGSPKAKEIKKPLTRKVGIAFEVGKLIAKKAFKKKIKKVVFDRGGYKYHGRTKAVAEGAREGGLKF is encoded by the coding sequence ATGAAAACAAAGATAAAACGTGAGAAAAAAGTTAGACGTCACAAGCGAGTGAGAGCTAAAATATGGGGAACAGCCACTAGACCTCGGTTTTGTGTTTTTAGATCACAAAAACATATTTATGTTCAATTAATTGATGATGAAAAAGGCCATATTTTAGTTGCAACTAGTGATTTAGAATTAAAAAAACAAAAAACAAAAATTAAAAAGGCTACAGCCAGCCCATCACCCTCCCGCCAGGAGGGGTCTCCGAAAGCTAAAGAAATTAAAAAACCCTTAACAAGAAAAGTTGGCATCGCTTTTGAGGTAGGAAAACTAATTGCTAAAAAAGCCTTTAAGAAAAAAATTAAAAAGGTAGTATTTGATAGGGGAGGATATAAATATCACGGGAGAACGAAGGCAGTGGCAGAAGGAGCGAGAGAAGGGGGATTGAAATTTTAA
- the rplF gene encoding 50S ribosomal protein L6, with translation MSRVGKKPILIPEKVEVEIKEQRVKITGPRGEILQEIRPEIKVEVKEEKIFISPQIETKKTKAFWGLTRALLASHIKGVTEGYEKKLQLEGLGYRVVLEDNDLVLKVGFTHPVKIKVPEGIKFSVEKNIISVSGINKEKVFQIAAKIRKVRPPEPYKGTGIRYVGEVIRRKVGKRVITTGM, from the coding sequence ATGTCTCGAGTTGGAAAAAAACCAATATTAATACCTGAGAAAGTAGAGGTTGAAATTAAAGAGCAGCGAGTTAAAATCACGGGCCCTAGAGGCGAAATCCTTCAGGAAATTCGGCCGGAAATTAAAGTAGAGGTAAAAGAGGAAAAGATCTTTATCTCTCCTCAGATTGAGACTAAAAAAACCAAAGCCTTTTGGGGTTTGACTCGAGCCCTTCTGGCTAGCCATATAAAAGGTGTAACCGAAGGTTACGAGAAAAAATTACAACTAGAAGGCTTGGGATATCGTGTTGTTTTAGAAGATAATGATTTAGTTTTAAAAGTTGGCTTTACTCATCCAGTTAAAATAAAGGTTCCCGAAGGAATTAAATTCTCAGTTGAAAAAAATATAATTTCTGTTTCTGGAATCAATAAAGAAAAAGTTTTTCAAATCGCTGCTAAAATAAGAAAAGTCAGACCACCCGAACCCTATAAAGGAACAGGAATTAGATATGTAGGAGAAGTAATTAGAAGAAAAGTAGGAAAGAGGGTAATAACAACAGGAATGTAA
- the rpsH gene encoding 30S ribosomal protein S8 — translation MTDPITDMLNRIRNAQAVLHPTVNIPFSNLKYKIAKIFEKKGFIEKVERKGRKVRKFIEITLKYDDKTPAISGLRRISKPGQKIYLPFKKIKRVKGGYGIAIISTPEGLMTNKEARKRKLGGEVICEIW, via the coding sequence ATGACCGATCCTATAACCGATATGTTAAATCGAATTCGTAATGCCCAAGCCGTTTTACATCCTACGGTTAATATTCCTTTTTCTAATTTGAAATATAAGATAGCTAAAATTTTTGAAAAAAAAGGATTTATTGAAAAAGTTGAGAGAAAAGGTAGAAAAGTAAGAAAATTTATTGAAATTACTTTAAAATACGATGATAAAACTCCCGCAATATCTGGTTTGCGAAGAATCTCTAAACCCGGTCAAAAAATTTATTTGCCATTTAAAAAAATTAAGAGAGTAAAAGGAGGATATGGAATAGCTATTATCTCTACCCCTGAGGGTTTAATGACTAATAAAGAGGCGAGAAAAAGGAAATTAGGAGGAGAGGTAATTTGTGAAATATGGTAG
- a CDS encoding type Z 30S ribosomal protein S14, with product MAVKAQIVKSKKKPKFSTRKILRCFRCGRKRGYMRKFGLCRICFREMANQGLIPGVKKSSW from the coding sequence ATGGCAGTAAAAGCTCAAATTGTTAAATCTAAGAAAAAGCCCAAATTTTCAACTCGAAAAATTTTACGCTGTTTTAGGTGTGGGAGAAAAAGGGGATATATGAGAAAATTTGGTTTATGCCGAATTTGTTTTAGAGAAATGGCAAATCAGGGATTAATTCCTGGAGTTAAAAAATCAAGTTGGTAA